From the genome of Nicotiana sylvestris chromosome 2, ASM39365v2, whole genome shotgun sequence, one region includes:
- the LOC104211932 gene encoding uncharacterized protein produces the protein MEAAISNVNGKIWLFFDSVVEWDLLIDTEQQMTIRVYHQDLGKYIMMTFVYAKCCALERLELWDNLYYLASDMELPWLIGSDFNVVLGEEEKIGGLPVYPSEYEYFAFCVNSCGLFDLGYKGSPFTWWNGRPNEECIFKRLVEHLIRTGSDHAPLLMSCGKEAKKFVKPLKFLNFWAKHETFLDVSKLTYRDIFKQLAIREDVVRIKEMLFEDDTSLENRIVLQQAQAELKKYLSIEEQYWKQKAGMTWFEEGDRNTRFFHNCVNGKRQKLQLKRIQNSEGSCIEDQDKLSEAVVDFFQKQFTKEGDPTSFDLLNNVPTMVTREHNLELCRLPTMEKIKAVVFALSSESASGPDGYSGLFFQPKKPQVQTFSDLRPISLSNFINKGRNIFENILLTQEIVTDI, from the exons ATGGAAGCTGCAATCTCTAATGTAAATGGCAAAATTTGGTTATTTTTTGATTCTGTTGTGGAATGGGATCTCTTGAtcgacactgagcaacaaatgaCCATCAGAGTGTATCATCAGGATCTTGGTAAATACATTATGATGACATTTGTATATGCTAAGTGCTGTGCATTAGAGAGGTTGGAATTATGGGACAATCTATACTATTTGGCTAGTGATATGGAGCTGCCATGGCTAATAGGGAGTGATTTCAATGTAGTGTTGGGAGAGGAAGAGAAGATAGGTGGCCTACCAGTGTACCCTTCAGAGTATGAATATTTTGCATTCTGTGTCAACTCTTGTGGATTGTTTGATCTTGGCTACAAGGGTAGCCCTTTCACATGGTGGAATGGGAGGCCAAATGAAGAGTGTATCTTTAAAAGACTT GTTGAGCACCTCATTAGAACAGGATCTGATCATGCACCACTTTTGATGAGCTGTGGAAAGGAAGCTAAGAAATTTGTTAAACCATTAAAGTTCTTGAACTTCTGGGCAAAACATGAAACTTTCTTAGATGTG AGTAAATTAACCTATAGGGATATCTTCAAGCAACTGGCTATCAGGGAGGATGTGGTAAGGATTAAGGAGATGCTTTTTGAAGACGATACTTCATTAGAGAATAGAATAGTACTTCAACAAGCTCAAGCTGAGTTGAAGAAGTACTTGAGCATTGAGGAGCAATATTGGAAACAAAAGGCAGGTATGACTTGGTTTGAAGAAGGAGATAGAAATACAAGGTTCTTCCATAATTGTGTCAATGGGAAGAGGCAAAAGTTACAATTAAAAAGGATCCAGAATAGTGAAGGCTCATGCATTGAAGACCAAGACAAGTTATCTGAGGCTGTAGTGGATTTTTTCCAGAAGCAATTCACTAAGGAGGGGGATCCTACAAGCTTTGATTTGTTAAACAATGTACCTACAATGGTGACAAGGGAGCATAACCTGGaattatgtagattgcctactaTGGAGAAGATAAAGGCTGTTGTCTTTGCACTGAGTAGTGAAAGTGCAAGTGGTCCAGATGGTTACTCAGGTTTGTTCTTTCAA CCTAAAAAGCCTCAAGTTCAAACATTCTCTGACCTTAGACCTATCAGCTTGAGTAATTTTATTAACAAG GGAAGGAATATCTTTGAGAATATTTTATTGACTCAAGAGATTGTTACTGATATATGA